The following proteins are co-located in the Vigna angularis cultivar LongXiaoDou No.4 chromosome 2, ASM1680809v1, whole genome shotgun sequence genome:
- the LOC108329079 gene encoding calcium-dependent protein kinase 13 codes for MGNCCRSPAAVAREDVKSSFSNADHHGKRGSGAEAVKQKAPITVLAGVPKENIEDRYLVDRELGRGEFGVTYLCIDRDTRELLACKSISKRKLRTAVDVEDVRREVAIMRHLPESPSIVSLREACEDDNAVHLVMELCEGGELFDRIVARGHYTERAAAAVTRTIVEVVQLCHKHGVIHRDLKPENFLFANKKENSPLKAIDFGLSIFFKPGERFSEIVGSPYYMAPEVLKRNYGPEIDIWSAGVILYILLCGVPPFWAESEQGVAQAILRGLIDFKREPWPSISESAKSLVRQMLEPDPKLRLTAKQVLEHPWLQNAKKAPNVPLGDVVKSRLKQFSMMNRFKRKALRVIADFLSNEEVEDIKDMFKKMDNDNDGIVSIEELKAGFRNFGSQLAESEIQLLIEAVGSKGTLDYGEFVAVSLHLKRMANDDHLRKAFSYFDKDGNGYIEPDELRNALMEDGADDCTDVANDIFQEVDTDKDGRISYDEFFAMMKTGTDWRKASRHYSRGRFNSLSLKLMKDGSLNLGNE; via the exons ATGGGAAACTGCTGCAGATCCCCGGCCGCCGTGGCCCGCGAGGACGTCAAATCGAGCTTCTCCAACGCAGACCACCATGGCAAGCGCGGTTCCGGGGCTGAGGCTGTCAAACAGAAGGCGCCGATCACGGTCCTCGCTGGCGTGCCCAAGGAGAACATCGAGGACCGCTACCTCGTGGACCGCGAGCTCGGCCGCGGCGAGTTCGGCGTGACTTACCTCTGCATCGACCGTGACACGCGCGAGCTGCTCGCTTGCAAAAGCATCTCCAAGCGGAAGCTCAGGACGGCCGTCGACGTCGAGGACGTCCGCCGCGAGGTCGCCATCATGCGCCACCTTCCCGAGAGTCCCAGCATCGTGTCACTCCGCGAAGCCTGTGAGGACGACAATGCCGTTCACCTCGTCATGGAGCTCTGCGAGGGGGGTGAGCTCTTCGACCGGATTGTCGCCCGCGGCCACTACACCGAGCGAGCTGCTGCCGCTGTCACTAGGACGATTGTGGAGGTTGTGCAGCTCTGCCACAAGCACGGGGTCATCCATCGCGACCTGAAACCGGAGAATTTCTTGTTTGCAAACAAGAAGGAGAATTCGCCGCTCAAGGCTATTGACTTCGGGCTTTCCATATTCTTCAAGCCAG GTGAGAGGTTCTCAGAAATTGTTGGAAGTCCATATTATATGGCTCCAGAAGTTCTCAAGCGGAATTATGGACCAGAAATAGATATATGGAGTGCAGGAGTAATTCTCTACATCTTACTGTGTGGTGTTCCCCCGTTTTGGGCTG AATCTGAGCAAGGAGTTGCACAGGCCATTCTTCGGGGGCTTATAGATTTCAAAAGGGAACCTTGGCCAAGTATTTCTGAAAGTGCTAAAAGTCTTGTTAGGCAAATGTTAGAACCAGACCCTAAGCTTCGATTAACTGCTAAACAAGTGCTTG AGCATCCCTGGCTCCAAAATGCCAAGAAGGCTCCTAATGTTCCACTTGGAGATGTTGTCAAGTCAAGGCTTAAGCAATTTTCAATGATGAACAGATTCAAAAGAAAAGCCCTTAGG GTCATTGCTGATTTCTTATCcaatgaagaagttgaagacaTCAAAGATATGTTCAAGAAGATGGATAATGATAATGATGGCATTGTTTCCATAGAAGAACTGAAAGCTGGATTTCGAAACTTTGGGTCTCAACTTGCTGAGTCTGAAATTCAGTTGCTTATTGAAGCT GTAGGTAGTAAGGGAACACTAGACTACGGAGAATTTGTTGCTGTTTCCCTTCATTTAAAAAGGATGGCTAATGACGATCATCTTCGTAAGGCCTTCTCCTATTTTGACAAAGATGGGAATGGATATATTGAACCGGATGAGCTACGGAATGCTTTGATGGAAGATGGAGCAGATGATTGTACAGATGTCGCAAATGACATTTTCCAAGAAGTAGACACGGATAAG GATGGACGTATCAGCTACGATGAATTTTTTGCTATGATGAAAACTGGAACGGATTGGAGAAAAGCATCAAGGCATTATTCACGTGGGAGATTCAATAGCTTGAGCTTAAAGTTGATGAAAGACGGTTCTTTAAACTTAGGAAATGAGTAG